DNA sequence from the Vanessa tameamea isolate UH-Manoa-2023 chromosome 21, ilVanTame1 primary haplotype, whole genome shotgun sequence genome:
TAAAAGTTACACATCTACTCTTAAATTTCAGGCAATGGTCTCAGCAGATTATGGCAACAGATGATTGCTATTTTACCATTGTCCAGCCTGGAAACATCTAGAGCGTTATGTGCACAGTATAAAACACCATTAGAATTATATGAGGTATTATTTAATCTGGCAACTatgtactacattatttatttatatttgtgctCTATTCATTTTATCTTTGTTCAACTCTGTTATATTCATTTGTCATTAGCTAATTCTTAAGTTTAAGTCTATCGTtttagtgtatttatttattcacttgGTTATCAAGCTTTATTCGAGCCTTTTAGAGTAGAgaaaggtaccacccactcccACTCATCGTATTATATTCCAccacaaaacagcaatactcagtattattttgttcctgtttgaaaaaaaataatgtttttcagAGTCTCCAAACACCAACTGGAGTAACAGATTTAGCCAATGTTGGAGTTTCAAGAGCAGCCGTCCCTGGTTCTAAGGCACGACGTATCGGTCCTGAGTTTGCCCGAAAATTGCATACTTTGTTTACTGCTGAAGACGGAAACATTTTGTTAGACTGATTTTTAGTTACATGACCGAATAAACTTATGTTCATTAAAATTCCCGCATTTtattaacgaatattatttgagaattaatattaatatatgtattttttgtttttgtttgattcGAGCTTTGGACCAGAGACAAtaagtaatcattttattttaaaataagcataaatttattaaaatggtacATACGTTGACGTAGATGAGTTCGTCATGATGAATTGTCATCAAGGCCAAACCAATTAGTTATGACTGATTTTTGCGCTACACgccaaataatttaatcaaatagcATCATACTGTCGTGTCTTTGGACCCATCGACTTTCGCACAGGGCAATTACCTTGTGTCTAGAATCTGGAATAAGACTTTTTATTGATTCTGTCGGTACAGTAGAACGTAGTGCCAATGCGTGAAAAATAAATCCCGATACAACTTATAGTACTTAAACCATTAAATATGCTCCGAATTTGGCAAGTGTCTGCAATTTCCAAATTAAGTATTAGGAAAGGAAGAAATTTTCTTCTTATTTCAGCTGAATTTTGCACTCATCGCTGATGCACCATCATAGCCTTGACTAAAATAACTTGTAGGATCTATTCCATTGATTCCCAACCGGTTAATACGGCATGATGTGATGTCTTGTCCAGTAAGATCAGAAAAagcgaaaaaattataaaaagtcctcaagcaaaaactttttatcaGGATATATGTATCTGAAATGTTCAGTTCTAGAAATATCTATTGTTTCATCAATCAGTACTGACCAAAACTGACGTTCCACACACTGGATATCTTGAAGATATCCtcgtaaatatttacaattttattttgttcagaAGCGCTGGTGTAATGAACTTTTTTGCTGCCACTTTTCAAAGGCAACTTCAGTGTTTGATCTCCTTTGTCGACTCTAAATCACAATAGGGCACGAAATGTACGTTATTCACCTGTTTTTTGTCCGAAATATTCCCATGATTACATGTGCCTCACAAGGGCACTAAAATCGGCACAATCTCCCGTCTCATCATGGGATGCGTAATAATGGATGGAATGAAAAGAGtttaatgattcattttatttcatttcattaacaaTACATTACACTTCGCTTTTACTCGTACCAAAAAACAATGAATCCAATTATCGTATTATAAAACCGAtggtaagtacatacatataagtatatctaaggtttatttatcttaattccTTCTTTAATTAGAATTGGCTCGACATATTggattaaaaaacttttttttttaaatttaaattaattagattagtACTAACACACAAGGAAGTAAACTTATAATTTGTATGAGATGCAGAACATTAAAccgcatatattttattatatgcatttaattattttatttcagttataataattcagccttaaaataatattagaataccGTGGTGTgactaattattgtaattatataattatacaaacagCTGGATTGTAAAAGACTCGAATCTAAGaccgataaattatttaaaaaaaaatactgtcatttggagtcaaaataaaaatatttgatttgatattatcTAAGCGTAACCTTAAATGTGACTATTTtctgcaaaaatatattaaataatacagtgAATTAAATCATTGGAACCAGTATGActgtatttatatcaaaaatagtgTCAAGGTCTTTGCGTCAAGTGTCTAAAACAATTGTACCATGTATATCAGATTGTTTACCGGCAAGAACTTAttcatttcagaaaaaaaatgttttatttcgcaATGGACAGCCCTTTTTTAGGAAATActcaaatgataatattataccaACGACAATGGCGATGGACAACACATGCTTaccattaaaaaagaaaacagttCACAAAAAACTCGAACTCGATGATTTAACTAAGAAAGAGGGCCATTTCTTAACTTTAGCTTATGCCACAGCATATTCGTATGATCTTAAGGCCTTAAGGGAGGGTTTGTTGCAGCAGAAGCTCTACGAGCCGGGAACGTGagcctttatatttaatacttcatTTGTATAATATGATGTAACCTTATGaaacatatcatatattatCTACATGTCAATCTATAACATCATTAACATTGACCTTGGTGGAATTATTGTAGACTGAAATAAAATCCATTAATAGAGAAATACCTccattatttaagaaaaaattggTGGGGTAATAAATGAGACGAGCAATGAAAATGCATACATACTCACataattttttgtacaaatttagGGTATTAGAAGAAGTCGATGTTTGTATTCAATCAAGTACAGACTTCAgttgttaaattcaaattatttatttatcaatttgtttCTTAAAGGTTAAAAGCTCAAGAAATAGGTGATGTAGTGGTAGCTAATGCAGTTTATGCAATTGGTGATGAACCACGTGAGATCATATTTTTCCGAGAAGGAGCAGTCGTTTTTTGGAATTGCACAGAATTGGAAGCGAATAATGTACTGGAGTTTGTGAAACCGTAagtattctatatttgaaaataaaaaaaaatagttaaattaaaatggatcTTTACCTGTCCATTCTTTCTTCATTCTTTTCAAGGAGTGCCACACCATTGGTGTATAAGAGGAAATAGCTCTTGTGCCTTGTTATAATACTCTGCTAAAAATGAGGGTGCCATAGGGATAAtttgtaggtatttttttattttttgttataggtgCGTTATACTGTAATAGTGGAAAAGTGtttatgatattgtatttaaatataaatatagatatataaataataaatgatgataATCTGAAACATATATTAGCTTTaacttattatacaaaataagcaAACCAATCATTTCAGatgttaataaatgaatgatatttttgtaatagttcagcataataataaatagatttattatttacttacctcagttttactattatttagtactacttagtaaataataataaatatgaaaaatgctCAATATCCCTTCTTATTGTAGTTATGAAGAAGAAAGCTATCCAACTGATGTGGTTAAGAAGGAAAGAGAGGTGATGTCATATCAATACCAGCCTACAGCGTaagttattattacttttttttttaaaggatagTGTTGCCATGCACCTTTTCAGACAGTGCACGTAATTACTACTAccaacatattttacttttttgacTAAGCTCCAAATTcgaatttgtaagaaatattactgtAGATTGTTTGCGATAAAAGTCTTAAGGATTTAATCAAAACAGGTGTTGTTGACTTCACTGAGTGGTCTATATGCTGTTGATTTATTAAGGCCTAGttaatttcaattgtttatatattttacagaaagAGATGTTATCTTCAAGAATCATGTTTCGTTTTGGTGCCAAATAATGACAATTCGCTGGAGAGATATTCTTTCAGGTAATActttctcaaaaatattttattgtaacaatatcCTAAGTTACTTTTTCTTACTTTATTATGGTCTTTGTttactttaaagttttattaacaaagaGTATTCGCTTAAGTTAATTATTACTGGAAAAAACAATGTGTTTGATtgagtgtaaatatttaaaaaattgctgAACCCTCCGATCCGAGTAGCAGTTCCCCGTTTGCTCATTGTGCGAGTCCGCAGCCACGCTATGGCGCAGTCGGCGCGGCTGGGCGCGTGGGAGGCGCGGCTGGCGGCGCTGGCGGCCGACGTGCGCGCGCACGCCGCCGTCATGCAGCGCGACGGCGCCGCACACGTCGAGAAAAAGGAGGTCGCTACCCGcatttatgtcatattttatatgtacatgttttttaaatattttatttaggttcTCTTGCTCTTCGTCTGTCCGATAAGAGacttaatcattttatttataaataaacgatgTGGTTTTTATCAGGGATGTTAGAGGGTATGTAATTTCGGATTTGAATATggataagagccgagatggtccagtggttagagcgcgtgcatcttcaccgatttccatgtgcttaatttgtgtttataatttatctcgtgctcggcgttgaaggtaaacatcgtgaggaaacctgtatttgtctaatttcaatgaaattctgccacatgtatatccactaacccgcattggaatagcgtcgtggaataagctccaaaccttcaccttaaaaggtagaggaggccttagcccagcagtgcagtgacatttacaggctgactttacttttttatttgagtaCTATTTTGTTTATCTCTACTATGAAATTTAAAAGCATGGGCATATCGAATGCGTTAGTAATGTAATACTCTTTGGGAAAGTACAAGGAGAAAAAACGGATACTTAACGCAGTTGACTTCGAACTTAAACGATTGAACTTTTAATTTTAGGGTTTTCAAATGATGCTTTTATCTTACGTTCactgacatattttatattgtttcaaaaattaGAACCAGACACGTTAGTTTTTGCATGATTTATtagaatagttatttaattcCAGGTGGTGCGCAAGCTGGGTGAGCTGTTCTCCCTCCGGCATCGACTGAATGTTGAGTCCGATCTTCTCGACACACCCGACTTCTACTGGGAGGAGGAGAGACTGGAGCGACTGTACTCCAACACGGTGGCATACTTCACCATACCGAGGCGCACCAGGGTTAGTCGTGTTACGTTTAACCGTGATGGAACCCTCAGGGAATTCATTCTAAATACCAAAACCAATAGAATTTCCTCTTTAAAATTGTAAGATAGGTTTACTCTTCTGTACGAATCCCGCTTCAACGGAAATTAAACTgtctatacaattttaaagtcCATAATTGCATGGAACGCGAATATCTATTCCAATGAGAATAGGAAACCAAAACAAAtcgtacttttcaatatcacaaGTGTTTTATTGATAAGTCCGCTatatgatttactacaaacagttcttgattaatatatcttaatttttaaaacaacaatatttcacttaactacgtaaatccactttaatttcattcaaactttattcaaattttattaattattaaacttcatttttcgatgaacgaacaattaaaGCGGAGGCCTCACTAAGGATGTTCACTAAACGAATGGAGAATGAATTGGTTATAATGtggaaaatgaaatatttgtaaaagagCGGTGGCGCCATAGCCGACTGTATTCCTATATTCaaatacaaactaaatattGTGTAGACGCTTTCCTTTACCATATAATACACTGAaggactgactgactgattcggCGCGTTGATGAGATTACCTTTGTGTCTTGTTCAGttacttattttacaatttataataaagaaattacatGATCAGTGTATGTATCGCGTTTCTGTCGCCCGCCAGGTGCTGAACGAGCGCCTGTCGCACTGCGTGGAGCTGCTGGAGCTGCTGTCGTCGTGGGCGGCGGACCGACACCACGTGCGCCTCGAGTGGATGGTCATCGCTCTCATCCTGGCGGAGGTCTGCTTCGAGCTGCTGCACTGCTGCGAGCGATACTTGTTCGACTCGCATCAGCGGTAGTCTTGAACACCCATCCAAGTTTTAAAACGGATCTAACTTATTAGAGTATGTTAATTcttgtatatgtatatcagtGGCTATGTGTGATCAAATTGCCAGCCATTCTCACCAAACTGTTAATTTggttttatgatatattatatgaacCGAGATCTTTTGACTGTTAGAAATGGATCGTTACGATTGTaaattcgatattaaataagctcgtttttaaaaatgtaactgcTTTTGTaaagctatattattataactagtaTAGCTTTTAGTGGTAACTTGTCACTTTTTTTtcacgaattttttttttgttggataCTTTCGACttctgtaatttttatttattaacctcTATCGCGATTTTCAATATTCACTTTTCAATCTTATTGGTCCGACATTCAGAGTAAACTTTTTTGTCAAACCGGTCAGTCTCGACTGATAAATGTAATCATTACAAAGAATATGTTGAGCTGTCGTTTAATATCCAATACGTTTTACTTCGACTACAATATGTCATAAAGTAACGATCCGTCAGCTATTACTATCTatgaataagtaatttattgtcTCTGGCATAGAGGAGGCAATACGCAACTAAAATATTCCAGGTAAATAAATTAGgtgatatattattgatattgattgaGATTAAAAAGTTCGTTTATATGTTAGGCATTGTGCAAGGCCGAGTAGgccccactcatcacatatcctacagccaaacagcaatagtttggtgagtgagccagtgtaacaataggcataagggacataacatcttagttccgatggttggtggtgcattggcgatgtaaggaatggttaaaatttcttacggcgcctaTGACAACTTACGATAAGGTGATCTATTTACtagttaatcttttaaaattaaaagaaacctATTGTACTAGGTCTTCTTACAGAAATGGCTTAGAGTCTATTCTTTCACTCTTTTTCAGtgcgaaattatttattatttataatctattaaaattattaaaagttaacgATAGGCCTGTAGTGAATAAGACTCACAGGCTGTTATTGGTAGAGCACCTTGGACGCGATGTATAATGCTCGGAGGCCGTAGGTTAAATTCCGACAGTTAGGTTATATTCTATATGAATCAAGTAACTAAAAGCAATTCAAGTATCTTTAGCAGCTTTTTATatcattagttttttaaatagaaatttgactgttatttttaattaaaaatataaaagaaaagcgTTACAAACCAAAGTTTTAAGTAGAATAGCCTGCAGTTGGTGCCATTTatgagagaaataaaaaaaaaaagtttttatgataaatttttcTTGAACGCGTACTTTTTTGTCCAACACGTAGTAAAGGTTTTGCGCTATTATGAATTTACTGACTAGTCGCAGTATCACCCGTTCGACGTGACTGTACCGTCGCCATGAtaagttaaatgttatatatatacataattgctCAATATGTGGTCAATAACGCGAAAAGTTTGTGTTGATAGAAGCTGACGTTGGCACGTTAAAATAAACAGCACTCTTCAgctttattatacattataaatattcttttgatatctgaatgttacaaaaaatataacataaatagtatttattgtataaactataaataaaagaaacgttataaatatatatgtatattaatttgtaagttgttaataaataaacatttgaaatgaATAAGTCTTTCTCATTTCCCCATTTTACTTACAATTTAACATCattctacaatattataaatcaattaagcTTATggtgtatgtttaaatataaaaccggCTAAGTGCGAATTTTGAGAAGGGTTCcgtatcattatatataaaaacggcaaaaaatgTCTGTTATATGGGAGCCCCATTGaatatgtaggtattttattctgtttttagtatttgttattatatcgacaacagaaatacatcatctatGAAAATTTTAACAGCCTAACTCACAATTCATGAAATACACCCTGCTGACAGACGGACGGGCAGCAGTCTTAGTAATGGCGTCCCGTTTTAACCTTTGGATACGCAACTCTAACAATTGcaaaaatcatttattcatGTTCATagataagtaatatatttgtatttagtatGAGGAGctacaaagttaataaataattaaatactttaaggTCGGAGTACACGTGTCACGTTGACTGTCACCTTCATTAATCGACCGATCGCCGTAATTAAACAATGATCCAATCAAACTTAACGAGCAAAAAGTGTATATCTTACACTTATAACAAACGGCCATCGGCAACTTACTGaactcaaataatattaattgatggtTTTAAGGTGACTAGAAATTTGGAAAATACAGGATAAATCtggaattaagaatatttatatcctTTATAAATTAAGGCACGCCACATAAAGATAATGTGCAGTATTCGTCTACTTTCCTGCATTTGTTTGTTGTAAAAATACTTCGGTTTTAAAGACGACGTGGGGGACTACTAAAGAAACGATGGaaggattgtgtgaaagacgatatggctggaaaaaatgttacttgtgagatgacgtcagacagagaagtatggatgaagacatgctgcaccgaccccaaataaaattagGATAAGGGCaagaggatgatgatgatgacttcGGTTTCAAATAATACTTAGCCAATTTCGATCCATAcacattcaaattcaaattttggacgaatttacaaacaattattacCGACTTCGCTCTGGGGTTGGTCgttaggtgttaggcataatAAAGCGTATGTCCTTTTTTGgagtttcataccaaatttacgGACCGACTGAcaacagaattactttcgcatttataatataaacttttattatatattctttttgtcaataattatttttatatgttatataaatgtttgtccCGGAAAACTAGTGAAGTGTGTGTCAACTGTTGTAATGTTACCATCGGAGATGTAATCGCGAGATGCAGGCGATAAGGCGAGAAGGCAGGCGgctttttaaagattaattacatacaattgTTCATTAACGATCGTTACTTTTAATTAGATCGGGCTGTATTGCTTGGACGCGCTCACGGCGAACTATGTAATGTACATTTTTTGTTTCGACTCGTAACCTATATTTGAGAAGTCAGTACCAAAAGTTTActtaatttcgaaaatatttttgtactttaatttttgttaaattatcttttttttgttaaagatgaattaaatattatttatgctttaagataattacttaaattaataatcgaattatgtatgtttttaaacaaactaTGTTTGTTAATTTCTCATCATCAGAATTAGAATAGCACCTCATTTAAGACACCAGTGTTGACAGGACAGGACTAGGACAGCAgtcctattaaataattactagaaTGTAGTAAAAGTACTAacatattagaatatattttagttttgttataaaaatatatcaaaaccatACTTTAATTAGGCTAGCTTCAAATATGAAGTAAGtagtatgtaatgtaattttttaataaaggttaGTAACGAAAAAAGCTGATTTAGGACATTTTTCTATTCCAGAATGTACGAACGGACGATAGTTAGACATACCATATTATATTGCAAATTTTATAGGAAgttttgtacatacatataaaatcttaaataaaaaatcaaaagatatttttttatgccagCTGTTTCTCACATTCCTTTGCCTGATTCTAGGACAATTAAGgacgtataaaataatacattatgatattttaaagacGCAAACGCAACCGCgtcttttaagtttttattatgatctacccacattattaattattataatatataattgtcctAGTTTAAGTTGCATTCACGGATCTGCTAGATATTTAGGTGATATACGAGTATCTAAATAATGAATTCTAATTGACTGACATTATAAAGTACCTAAGTATTTTAAGTTACAGCCTGTAAGTGTCCCACAGTTGATCATATGCCATCTCTTCTCTTGAAGGTTTAAGCACAGCTCTACTATGCGGATTGGTGTATTGATATGTAGAGTGTAAAGTTCCCTATCAccaaatttaacataatttaatcataaaaaaatatgtcaagcAAACACAATAGTTTAAAATGTATCGTAatagtaacttattttttatttataaagctcTATTTAGTGGTACGTCAATTATCACTAATGAGTAGTGGGCTCACactgttattgttattgttgttcTTTTGAATTAAAAGGTTCTTATTAAAATGGATACTTGTTAGTTTTAGACCCACGTGTTTTATTCTGAGACATAATGGATTGTTTGTATGATAAAGCATAATGTTCTTTTAGCGGCAGACAggtatttgtgttaataatttatcatgtgCATATTACGAACCGTGCTCgtgttggatgaaattctgccacttgtatGTTCACCAACTCGCAAAGGAGCAACGTGTTGGAATAAATCAAAAGCTTCTTTGACGGAAATGCTCAGCAAcggttattaatttttgtatttttactttgtgagtgatataaaaagttttaactgTATTAAGAAAACATGAGTTTTATTAGGCGGttgtatgtattgttttttttacagttgCTATTGTCATATGATTGTTTTTAACAGCTTTATAAATAGACACGAAACAAAGGACTAGAGACAATACAAAACTACCTACTATTGTCTATGCTTGAACGGCTGACATGTTACCGTCGTGACGGTAGTGTCACGAGGTTATCATATCAACctaaattaatctttatgaCCCACATATAAGGAATAAAGTTGTGTGGTGAAAATTATAGCGTAATCGTGTGTGGCGCCGGAAGTTGTATGTAgtgcttttgtttttattaacgttttaaGTTGTTTTAGGTTTGACATAACATGGTAATAACCTAATACGTTAATATATCTAAGGtaatatattcgattttatGTAAGgatgaataattttgttttttcatactTAAAGAgagttaattgtattttaaaactattagttttttctgtgattatacctaatactaaataatagcctaaaaataaagtcatatgaatatctttttcttttttaatttctaaataatctaatatccgtaaccgaaactatccgaaacaatcggataatctGAAATAATTTCGTACCCGTAatcggtaaaatattattcatatatccgtaTCCATATCTGAAAATTGCTATCCTAATAGTATCCttgttaaaaaatgaattagttTACATATAACAGTTATCAATGTGTGTACGTAGTTCTTTGTCACTCTTACAAATAGTAAAATAGTTTTGACCAGAAAAGAGGTTTTACTGTATTATGTAAAGtaatgaagtaaataaatatacaagtattcAATTGTTCCTTCCTGGTTGGCTGGCAGGCAACGACTGCCTTAAGTATCTAATACAAGAGTCtaaattaaaactcaaaaataatttgtgttgTGATAAGAGGCGATATACATTTTACTTCCCCgatctaaaacaaattattctgtTTGACTAATAAAGTCGTTAAGTTTTTGGGATTCAAGGTGATACATGACAAACGAACATATGGATGGACTGTCTGAGGAATAACAGGCTTACGAAGGGAGTGTAGATGCGAGTAGAGATAGAGAAGAAGAAAGGAAAATGGGTTAAGGCATGCGAATGATgactaacattattattatattaacgatatgtttaataaatctattacataatacatgtGACATAGATATgaacacatacattttatacatacaacGGATTAAAATGCACATGTACTTGAcagtttacaaattaataaaataattaatatgttatataaaataaattacaaa
Encoded proteins:
- the LOC113404647 gene encoding required for meiotic nuclear division protein 1 homolog, which produces MTVFISKIVSRSLRQVSKTIVPCISDCLPARTYSFQKKNVLFRNGQPFFRKYSNDNIIPTTMAMDNTCLPLKKKTVHKKLELDDLTKKEGHFLTLAYATAYSYDLKALREGLLQQKLYEPGTLKAQEIGDVVVANAVYAIGDEPREIIFFREGAVVFWNCTELEANNVLEFVKPYEEESYPTDVVKKEREVMSYQYQPTAKRCYLQESCFVLVPNNDNSLERYSFSHAMAQSARLGAWEARLAALAADVRAHAAVMQRDGAAHVEKKEVVRKLGELFSLRHRLNVESDLLDTPDFYWEEERLERLYSNTVAYFTIPRRTRVLNERLSHCVELLELLSSWAADRHHVRLEWMVIALILAEVCFELLHCCERYLFDSHQR